GTAGAGTTCACAATTGTGAGGTTACTGGTATCGATAGATTGGCTTATCCTTTGAACTTTCAGGAGCGGCGTTGTCCCCACAGCCAGAAGAGGCAGGAGCTCGGAGGAAGCCGTGTACCTGATGAAGTGGAAAAAATGCTGAGTATGGACTACTAATAACCATATCAAGTAGTTAATATTGAAACTAGAGgtccttttcatcaatttcttctGGTGTTGGGATCAAATTCAGTTGCTTTCATGACTATAACCGATGTGCAATCCCCGTACAACCATTAGATGGGAATAACGCACTATGTAGGTGCTTCCAGTTAAGAGTATTGACACAACAGCAAGAAGGAACCCGTTGAGTATCACCTTTAGAGCAAAAAGTCCAACAACAGAAGTTAATGTTTAATCAGAAAATTCACGACAGTAAAGTGCAAACGAACAAGTGTAAAATCAAAATACAGTTACTCTCTTTGACGAGGGAAAAATTCTAGCGAAGCAAGTATGAGGCACATTGCCATGGAAACATCAACAGGTGATTacagtttcttttttcctatttctttcaCACTGGAATGTTTTCCAACTTTAGTTAACTAGAATGATGAGTACCCACTCTAGATATGAGCTCCGCTTGTTCGACTGATCATGAAGCCCCCTCCTCGTGTAAGTTATATACCGACATCAATACCTTAAGAAACAATCAACTTGGCAACTACTCTAATCGATAGGACTGAAAGATATGACTCAGGAGAATTCTCTTTTCTACACCAGATGAAGACTAAAATCAATAAAACCACAACATAAAGGGGTTTTCATTACATGAATACTCCGAGGTTTACTATGTATAGACCAAGTAACTTCGAAGTGGCATCTACACGAGCTAACATTTCAATTCTGGGCCATAACACGTGATTTGTTCAATGGTTGCCTGTTCTTAAATTTTCCAGACACTCAAGGCTCACCACCCCAATCAGTACCTGACAGATTATTCCATCAAATGCTAAGTTGCTAGAAGACAAGAAGCATATAACATATACAATAAGCTATATGCATAAAGTGATAAGAGCAGTAATGCGAGAACGCCCGAAATGTACAATCCGTCCGGTAACATTGGCGAAACAGGAATGAAAGGTCCACAATAAGTCCTAATGCTATCGCAAAATGGACACTAAGAGCTTAAACTGCTAAAAAACAGCAAGATATATTCACATCAGTGATGCAGAGAtaacaaaaaacacaaaatttatCAACAATTAAGCAAGTTTTCAAAACTCACACCAAGACCCAGTCGCCATCTAGCAGCCCCGTGGCGTCCACCGGAGCCGGCGTCGGGTTCGCCGCCTCCAGCTGGTTCACCAGCTCCAGCACCTCCGCCCTCACCTCCTGCCCGGCCCGGAACCCGAAATCCGTCCCGTAAACCGTGTCCACCAAGCACCGCTTCAAATCCCCAACCCTATCCACCTCCTCCCCCTCAACCGTCGCTTCACCCTGAGCCGAAGGGGTCCCATTACCCGCCGCCACGTACTCctcgacgccgccgccgccccctccGCCCCACTCGTCGTCCTCCTTCGGAGGGTCCGAGTCGGAGAGCTTCGAGTAGGAAGcgtcgggctcgggctcggccTTCTCCCCCCACTCGTCGGTGACGTTCGCCGGCGAAGAGTCGGGTTCGGGGGCGTCGGAGGAGAGGGAGGAGCGGGCGAGGGTGAGGGGAGGGAATCTTCTGGAAGCTTGCGGGGGCAGAGAGAGGTGTGGAAAGGAGGTGGGAGAGACGTGAGAGAGCCTGTGATTGTGGGTGTTTAGGGAGAACAAGGAAGGTGGTGATGCGAAGGAGAAGAGAGCCATTTCCCTGCTTTGCTCAACTCCTTCCTCCTCTGCTCTTCGAGTTTGTTGCTGCGAAGTTCGTCGTCGTCCCCCCTCTCGATCCCTCGACTGTtgctgagatttttttttttgttgttgtcattCCTCGGTTTTGCTGTgcctcaataaataaaaaaattattaaaaaaatgaaaattgtttttgtGTTCGGATTTAATAACTTCTTGATATTTTcacctccccaaaaaaaaaaaaaatccaacggGCTTTGGAAACTATTCTTGTcgagaaaattccaaacaatGACATGAATTTCAtgccctcatttttttaaattaagacatgaagtggatattaatttaaataagagtCGCTCTCTTCATTTCAAAAAAGTGTCTAATTACGAGCATTTTcgccatttcttttatatatattttttcttctcttttttcccatgtcctttttttttattattgcgaTCGACCAGGTCGTTGCCCACGCCAATCGACACAAGCGACTCTCTCCCAAATCTACCAAGGACTAGTCTCGaccgtggtcggcgagggtagCCTTCGATGGTTGTGATGACAACATTGCCTGGGCAAGATGAGCTCTCACCTTGACGGTCGTGAGGCGGCTTGCCCTCATCAAATCTGGGCAAGGGGCGCCTTGCCGGTGGGcggtgacccttgccggccgCAACAAAGAAAGCTAAATTAAAtgggaaaaaggaataaaaataaaaataaaaaattgaaatgacgaaaatgtccttagttaggcttttctttgaaacaaaaatggcacttcatatttttatttaaaacaagatatacttcaaatttttattaagaaaataagaacatGGCGGGTCTTTacttggaattttccctttttgttcaAACACCTAATTCGATACATACCATAATCAAATTTTATCCCTCTAAATCGACGAGATCCGATCTAATCCTTGTTCATTAGACTTATCATAAGCCCAAATGAAAGCTCAATTTCAAAGGCTTAGCGAATGGGCCGACCCGGGACGGACACGTGGATCTGGCCATTGGAAATCACGAAACATCTCTTACTAGATTCGTTAAAGGGGCCATGGCAACATGGACTTGGACTTCCCTAAAAAGAGAATTAATGGGCCTCTATGATATTAATTACACTACTATCACCTCCCATTTCTACAACGATAATTGCAGCatagtctctaaactttggtCCAGTATATAATATTATccttcaaattttaatttgttcgatatggTATCCAAACTTCAATTCATGTACACTgtagtccctgaaattttgaTAAATGTTCGGTCTAATCCATGGACTATATAATAACATCTAATGTCATTCTTCCAATATTTCAAGTTTAGGGATAACATTgtccatggactaaattgaatatgtatcaaaagtttgaGGATGACACTGTACATTCGACTAAATTTTGGGGACTactttgaacaaattaaaggtTTAGGGACCATATTCCACGTTAGACCAAAGTTTATGagtcatttgtgtcaatttcttttgaaatcatttttttaaactataaatcacaaaaaaaaaaaaaaaaaacctacaaaACGAAAGGGTGAGCTGGCAAAAGAAGAACGGAAAGAAGAAGCAACTAAAGAAAGGACAAGAGGACAGACGATTTTCCACTTATTTCGGATATCATGCGATCAATTACTAAGCAGAGAGTTATGTTTCAAAATTCATATTTATGGATCTTACACACATCATAAATTATGAAAAGTTGTTCACGGTCTCacattttttgttcctttcGAAATTCAATACGTCTTTAATCAGAAAGATGGTTATCAAAACTGTTTTCTACATCTTGTTCATTGattaaggctgcgtttggaaaaGCTTTTGGGGAAagcctttgagaaaatgcaagtgtCTTTGGGCTAAAGAcatttggtgaaatgcaaatgttgtttggtaaactaaaattgaaaagtgcattgaGATGTGACTTTGGGAAAAATGCTATTTGATGAACTCACATTTAGAAAATCCTTTTATgtgctaatttatttttttaactttaaatcgtttaaaattatgaaaaaataataacggAAATTTTTATATGCTCACGTTGAGAGTAACTTGCGTGCcatgatatgaaaaaaaaagcacataTTAACAATTAATAAGATACGAAGGTTAAAATATAATTACTTGCATGCATGATATGAAAAGATCATAATAATGAATACGATCGCATGAATCATGAGGATGGAAATAAGTTTGCCTTAATATTACAAACTTCCTTAAATATTAATTTAACCCATAAATCATGATCAACTGAATATCCACACTTACAAGCATCCTTAACTATTTACTAAACTCATTGCTATTTGATCACGTAAACATTCCATGTCAGAAGATGAATTATCGGTTGAAGCACTAGTCCCCTCATTTGCATCGTTAAGGTTAACTGAATATCCATAATCGAGATCCAAATCAGCTCTTGCAAAATGTCTATCATTGACGGCGTATCTCCGTATATAATTGTGCAAAGTCATTGTCGTTATCACAATTTTCACTTGCTTTTCAAACGGGTAACTTGGCGTTTGCTTTAgaatcttccatttctttttcaacACACCAAAGGCTCGCTCAATTTCTGATTGTAGCGAGGAATGAGCACGATTGAATACCTCCCGATAACCCGTAGGTCCGGGACCTTGTCGAAATTCTGGCAAATGATATCTAGCTTCTTTGTATGGCCCCAAATAACCTGTTCGATTTGGATATCCGACATTTactaaataatatttacctacacaaatataatgtaaattcaatcaacaTAGACACATGTATACGTATTACTCTACAAAAATCAATAATTCACGAACCTGGAGGAGAATGAGGAAATTGTAAATCATGTCTCCCAATGGCTTCATAGAAGATACGAGTGTCATGAGCTTGTCCTTACCAACCAGcccaaacataaataaattccaTGTTAAAATTACACACTGCTAATACTTTTTGAGTCGGTGTTCCTTTTCGACCAATAAAACGAATCTGATCGTGCGTACGTACCACTGCTGCTGGAATATGTGTGCCATCAATAACCCCAATACAATCCCGacacgaaaataaaaatattattgtgtaatcaaaatatatatttagtgCTACATTTATATTGTATAAGCGGAACATTCcttaaaataaagataaaatctTTGATTATTCATGATCTTCTCTGGAACTTCCCTAAATTGCCGATCGGATGGTTGGATCAAATCTTTTCCCATTGCACATACTTTGTCTAATACTAAGCTAAAGTACCTACTTATGGTTTCCCCGAAGCGCTGAAAGCGTTCTTGTACTAATCTATTGCCCACACCATGTcctaaaatgagaagaaatattGCAAGCATTTCTATTACATCAATATTCCTACTTTCTTGAAAACCGTAGCTTGTCACTAAATCATGCATTAAACTATTAAATACATTTTTGTCCATTCTGAATATTTGATAGCACCTTATCGGATTAGCATCTTCGCCCATAAATTCTTTCAACCATTCATTTCCTGTATATGAAGATGTCATAGAGGGTTCTTTGTAACCGTATATTGCTTGATAAGCCACTGCGGCCTGAGTGACTCCCACTATTTGCCAatattcttcttcctcttcatcgtGATTTTCCTCTTCGTCGTGATTTCCCCCTTCGGGAGAATCATCCATAACTGGTTAAAGTAACAAACATAGAGTTCCGATCGGAAGATAGATGAATAATTTAAATCAtccataaataaaaatcatccatCGTATGTATATGCGCAAACTCCACCCAATCAAAAGAATATCAAATGAAAATAGGTCTCACATTAGAACATAAATAGGAATAGAGTTCATATATAGTGTGAATAGAGTACGAATAGAGTGCAAATCATACCAACTGCATATAGGTCTCACATTACAACAATATATCATACGAAAGAGCTCAAACAAGTAGCTAACATCCTACTGGCGACTATTGTGCTCTTCCAACTTATATTTGAGCCACTTGAGtttttcttcatctccatccaAGTTCATAAAGATCTGCCGATTATCTTTCTTTTCAGCAAAGTGGGAGAGTGCAAAAAAGTATAACTTTCGATCTTGCTTAATCTCGGGTATGGCTCTCAATGTTTGCATAATTTCCTTGTAAGGATCAAATTCCCTTGCAAGAGATAATACACTGCTCCTACTTTCAACAGCTGAAACAAGTCTGTCAATCTGCGATGCTAACTTAGCGAGTCCAGtcaacttttttcctttctttcctccgGCTTGCCTTTGCGCCGCTCTTTTGTGGCTCTTACTTGGACTTGGGTGAACATCTTTTACCGCATCACCCTCTAAATTATCATTAGTAGATCCTGCACCATCACCCATATCATCTTGTGGGGCCTCAATAGCATCATTATTGATTAAACCTTCTGCGGGGTTCCATGTGACACTTTCGGTTGCAACCGTGCCCCCGAACATTCTATCCAATAAAACTTCAAGATCCGGATGTATGCCTTTCGTTCGAAAAGCCTTAAACTTAGGATCCTCCTGTTATAATGGAACATTTTTGTGAGTTCTATCATAAAAAGATGAATCTAGAAAAAAAGTaacaagaaaagagataaacaccttaatttttctctcccaccattcatcatttgcatcgATGGTCTTCTTCCTTGCATCCCATCCCAATCCTGTTTCATGTAGAagcaatttcctccatcttttgtaTTCTTCCTTAAGATTATCCCATTtactcttcatttgatttttgtcaTACTTTTTGCCCCTCAGTTCCTCAAACTTGTTAATTATGACAGTCCACCCAACCTTTTTGTTATTTCCAAGACGATTGCCTagttcaatttgttcaatgcacaATTTACAAAACGTTTCTACATCTTCCGGGCCCCAATATGCCTTTTCCTTCGATGAACTTGCCGCCATCTTCCAATAAAATGAAGACAAACATTTCAAAGATGCAaacaaattacatttctagtagtgtgctttaaaaaataaacacaaaaatGAGCACCGAAATGCATCGATTGAAATGTGCGTTAAACATTGCAATATCCAAGATATACCAACTGCATATAGGTCTATGAAGTACTATTCTGATCACCACCAACATGCACAACAACTAAAAGCAGCATGAGTCGGCCTTGGACTTAAGAGGGACAATAGGCCCGAAATTAATCTAGCATAAATTTGGTCTaaataaactttaaaatatCCCAAAGGAAAAAGGCACTCAAttacttttccctttcattcATCTAAATTTTTCACTTCTCAAATGCTACCATGTACAACAAGACTTTCAGTAACAAAATGAAACTAGTCCTTCCACAAATAGAAAAAGACAGAATCCTATTGCCATGGAAGCACCTTCCAGAATGCATATCCTCTTAAAATAAGCTTAACAACAAATTGTTGTCGGTTGAAGATCATTATCAATATTCCTACTTCACGGATAACCCAATGAACTAAAATTATGAAACTAAGTACATTCAAGTTCAACAACGTGCTTGACAAATCTCACATAGATAAGGTTTCTGAAGCATTTCTATCGGCAAGATTGAAGCTGCAATCAGAGCGACCTATGCAATATGAATAGTTATGATTGTATTCACTAAAGACTGTATTCACTAAAGAGTGGCAATCACCTAAAGTTAGACCATCTCCAAAACCACAACCCCCAACACTTCCATCCTTAAAGAGCCGTCACCGACCTAAACCCTCCCAAAGCCGAATTGAAATGGGTCGAACGGCCAAACgacaaaaatgttaaaaaaagcTCACGCTCATTTCGACGAAACAAAAGCTTCtccgacacaaaaaaaaaaaaaaaaaatcgaccttGGCGAAATCGGGCTAGTGCCCGAGGTTGTCTTGCGACTCAAGCCAAATCTCGATGTTGGCCGACTCGTCGATGATTTCCTGCATCATGTTCTGGATGAACTCGTCGAAGGAGTTCAAGCTCGAGAGCGAGCTTCGGGGATTGCAGAGAAAATCCAGGCAAAAACGACACTAATAAAGGCCTAAAAGTGAAGTATTTCGCTGATTGTGCCAGGAAATTAAAGGAATCTACTTCGAATGCTAAAGGGAAACAGTGGCGACATGAGAGAAGATGAACTCACCGTGCGATTGCGTCGAAACGATGATCGCGAGGGCCAACGCAGTGGATTGAGAGAAGGAACGGATGGAGACCGACCTTCACAGAGCCATCGTCGTCGAAGGTAATCACACAAAAGGAAAGAATCGAGTATCCAGATCTAGGGTTTTTGGTTGTCTTATTGCGATAGTCCTCTGGGAATCACACGAAGGAAAGAACGATGCTTTGTGGGTTTTTCTCCTATATAAGGGCTAATTTTGGAATTACAATAAATATTAAGGACATTTGAGGAAATATAAAAAGGGGTACTGTGCATTCTCGGTAGCATGCCGAGAATGCTAGAAAGCCCAAGGCAACCTTGAGGTtgccttgggctttcagccttttGGAAGCAACTTTTCACCAAGGCAAGttccaaaaatatttcccaAACACCTAGGCTTTaccccaaggggctttgggcgtccaaagccccttgggaaagccactcccaaacgcagcctaagtcTTAAAACCAATTTGCGATTTCGGACGCATGGCCATGGTTTGAGCCCCGCCAAAGACATTTATCCTCAAAGCTATCGCCTAGAGTCTCGTACCCCGTACCTTAATTATTACTCGTTCGCAATAGGACGACGAGGGGGTTGTTTGTATTATTTTCATCCGATTGGATTACACGTCACAATGCCGTAGAAAAATTTCATGGTTCCTAAGGGAATAACATGTTTTCACGCTAACTACGCAATAATATGTACTTGCCACTTTATAAATTGGGGTGATCGGAAAGAAGAAACATCTTCCTCATAAAGTGCATGTGATAGTTACAATCTCGCGTTAAAGGAAATTCGAGAGAAGATTCAATTCTCGGTATGGGTCTTGAGCTCTTACATTATCCGATCCCTTAAGTAAAATCGAGTTGCATTATGAGTTCGTGTggcccattttgacaggtcccACCCGCCACTTTATAAATTAGGATATTGAAGGGTTATTCAAGATAAAGATTCAATTTCCAGTACGGGTCTTGAGCTCTTACGTTATTTGATCCGTTAGTTTCCAAGAACTCCGAAACACATAAATCCAATCCTCGACGGACTATAGGAAGAGGTTTCGGTACCATCCGATGAGATTAGAAAGACGAAAAAGTTCAAGAAACAACATGAACGCCCCCACAACCCTACCTACCAGACAAATCTATTGCACCTAGAGTTCTTTGAATAACGAAATCGATGATATTATCGGTACGTTCGCCGGCATACGGTTGTTTTTCTAAAGAACCGTAAACGGTGGTGAAAAATCTAGATTTGGGGGTTAAAGATTCTTATGTTGAGCACATATCCGGAGTGGTGGTCCTCCATCTCTTGTCCAGACAGCTCGAAATAGATTTGATTTAGTTGTTTAGATGCTGAGACAGGAAATTACATCACGCGGCGGTTACATCACCCGACATGTTGATATAACACATAGGTagtcaattcaattttctctttcttcacaaaaaaataataagttttttttaattgttacacccaggtgatgatgatgatgatgatgattaagTAAAATTCATCGTGACAATGAATGCACCGTCTATTCTCATATAAGGTATAATCGATCTCTCGAAGATTCGAAATTAATGTTAATAGAATTCACATATATGGTAGAATAACCATTAAAGGCAATAGTTGATGCTTGGGCACACCCCATTTCTTTTGGAGTTTATGTCCTGCTAAAACCCTAATTTGTTTCCCTTTCCTTACGTTTTCAGTGTGTTATAAGGCAAGTTGGGCAAGTTCCTCCACTTGTGCCGATGAAATCGAATTGCAACTTGCCTAAGCTTTGGTCATAATCGAAATGGGATGTCATGGTTTGGGCCCCTGAAAATCGGTTCATTAACATGAGCCGAATCGATTCAACTCAGCaattcttttatgttttcctgCTTTCAAAGTTTCTAAGATTCGGAGGTTAATGTGTCCCTAGAGAGTAGATCGtaaaaattttcttctcttttctcggATACTTGGATTTTTCTTAGGTTGTGTTTGGTCATGAGAATAAAAATCGAGATATGATATAATTTATTCTACCCCATGTTTGATAACTGTTTAGGATAGGATAAAAGGGAATATACCctagataacaaaaaaaaaaatcctaagagAGGAGGTGAAATAGATTTGGATAGGATTTTTCAAGAGGGTAGATACCGGAAGAATCAGATTTTTCCCACAACCACCACCTCTGATCCTCTGCGCTAAGTCACCTCTCTAGTGTCGGCCCGCTTCTTCGATGATGGCGGCCATCAAGTGTAGTCGCCTCTCCGGCGGTGCTATGCTGGGGTCTTCGATCGCAAAGCCGGGTATCTCTGCAATCTTGTTATTTAAGTTATTGTGCGGGATATGAAATCGTGTCCCTTGTTCTTTAATCTCTTGAACTTTTTCAACATTCGAAATGAGTCTcaacatatcatgaaaaattctagGTTTATCATCGAC
The sequence above is drawn from the Rhodamnia argentea isolate NSW1041297 chromosome 9, ASM2092103v1, whole genome shotgun sequence genome and encodes:
- the LOC115737091 gene encoding plastoglobulin-1, chloroplastic, whose amino-acid sequence is MALFSFASPPSLFSLNTHNHRLSHVSPTSFPHLSLPPQASRRFPPLTLARSSLSSDAPEPDSSPANVTDEWGEKAEPEPDASYSKLSDSDPPKEDDEWGGGGGGGVEEYVAAGNGTPSAQGEATVEGEEVDRVGDLKRCLVDTVYGTDFGFRAGQEVRAEVLELVNQLEAANPTPAPVDATGLLDGDWVLVYTASSELLPLLAVGTTPLLKVQRISQSIDTSNLTIVNSTTLSSPFATFSFSASAAFEIRSPSRIQVEFKEGTFQPPEIKPTINLPESVNVFGQNINLMPVQQSISPLQEAVASLSRAISGQPPLKLPIPGERTRSWLLITYLDKDVRISRGDGGLFVLVKEGSPLLNQ
- the LOC125316635 gene encoding L10-interacting MYB domain-containing protein-like, which encodes MAASSSKEKAYWGPEDVETFCKLCIEQIELGNRLGNNKKVGWTVIINKFEELRGKKYDKNQMKSKWDNLKEEYKRWRKLLLHETGLGWDARKKTIDANDEWWERKIKEDPKFKAFRTKGIHPDLEVLLDRMFGGTVATESVTWNPAEGLINNDAIEAPQDDMGDGAGSTNDNLEGDAVKDVHPSPSKSHKRAAQRQAGGKKGKKLTGLAKLASQIDRLVSAVESRSSVLSLAREFDPYKEIMQTLRAIPEIKQDRKLYFFALSHFAEKKDNRQIFMNLDGDEEKLKWLKYKLEEHNSRQ